One Methanohalophilus mahii DSM 5219 genomic window carries:
- a CDS encoding PAS domain S-box protein, giving the protein MPTPAYTNFEEYTFAYARHKIILDENDKPVNYQFLDVNSAFEDMTGLKKDHILNKTATEVLPKIVEDDFDWAALFGHVALTGEDISFVQYSEPLGKWYQINAKSSEKGYFVTLFSVLSQNEAKFYEFAERSSDLIYRYEFTPTPGFTHVNKASTKLVGYTPEEHYLDPQLAVKIIHPDDKQRFLDYIEGKTPIDKPIQVRWIHKDGQVVWIEQRNTPVYDRNSDLIALEGIGRDITDIKNAQKREEHIKNVLLAIRNINQMIVKEHDPERLIQKACSNLTETLGYYSAWIALVDDEKNVISTASSFSDFASGFDRLDRQLKEGIFPQCMQQVLAKDEILIMDDPAGNCFECPLSFKYSDRASLCYRLQYNSKVYGILSVAVPRKYADMDEIHDLFREVSDDLGFALYKIEMEKKRDQYETHLHLMSRNMNDVILETDVEGRYTYISPSHQRILGRGKELLGKNCMKDLHPDDIDFVAGIFGEIVETGEQHHAEYRYLHPEKGYIWLESVATSYVDENGQKRVLINTRDVTERKETENTLIKSEAKFKSYITQAPAGIFIADENGYYVDVNPAACEMTGYSKDELLGMNLLELLPHDIHRHVIDQFEDVINKGKIDIEIPYLTKEGDRKWWRVTAAALPEGRVIGFVKDITIQKSTESDLSEALNRSQHREKEITELLNSTRAILEIDDFEVVARHIFDACARVIGAKAGYVALLSDTGEENELLFLEDGGMPCSVDPDLPMPVRGLRNEAYETGEVVFENDFMASEWVKYMPEGHMVLPNVLFSPLNIEGKTVGVLGFAYKDGDFTIHDAWLAKTFGEHAAIALRNSRNFDVLKGTNKRLEDTVLKANELAAQAEYANKSKSEFLANMSHELRTPLNSIIGFSDILNGETFGKLTQKQEKYTANINKSGKHLLYLINEILDLSKIEAGKMEFVCDDFKLNSVFSDIESIISLQAQKKSIDLEISKSVDIEINADKSKIKQIIFNLLSNAIKFTDENGRVSMSARKVDRDRVEIAVKDTGIGIPEDKFETIFDPFMQVDASTSRKYGGTGLGLALVKKYVEKHGGEVWVESEIGKGSTFMFTIPLKQPEFDSIHPLLKKTSPLSST; this is encoded by the coding sequence ATGCCGACTCCAGCATATACAAATTTTGAGGAATATACTTTCGCCTATGCTCGCCATAAAATCATCCTTGATGAAAACGACAAACCTGTAAATTACCAGTTTCTTGATGTAAATTCTGCATTTGAGGATATGACCGGCCTGAAAAAAGACCATATTCTCAACAAAACAGCTACTGAAGTGCTTCCTAAAATTGTGGAGGATGATTTTGACTGGGCCGCACTTTTTGGACATGTGGCATTGACAGGTGAGGATATAAGTTTTGTTCAGTATTCTGAACCACTGGGAAAATGGTACCAGATAAATGCTAAATCTTCTGAAAAAGGATATTTTGTTACTCTTTTTTCAGTCCTGTCGCAAAACGAAGCCAAGTTTTACGAGTTTGCCGAACGTTCTTCTGACCTGATCTATCGTTATGAATTTACTCCCACACCCGGTTTTACACATGTAAACAAAGCTTCAACTAAACTTGTTGGATACACACCCGAAGAACATTATCTGGATCCACAACTGGCTGTAAAAATAATCCATCCGGATGACAAACAACGTTTTTTGGATTATATTGAGGGTAAAACTCCAATAGACAAACCAATCCAAGTTCGCTGGATCCATAAAGACGGGCAGGTTGTATGGATTGAACAAAGAAATACCCCTGTCTATGACAGAAACAGTGATCTTATTGCACTGGAGGGTATTGGCAGGGATATAACTGACATAAAAAACGCACAGAAGCGAGAGGAACATATCAAAAATGTCCTTCTTGCAATCCGCAATATCAACCAGATGATTGTAAAGGAGCACGATCCGGAGCGACTTATCCAGAAAGCCTGCAGCAACCTGACAGAAACACTGGGGTACTACAGTGCCTGGATTGCACTTGTTGATGATGAGAAGAATGTCATATCAACAGCATCTTCTTTTTCCGATTTTGCCAGTGGTTTTGACCGATTGGACAGGCAATTAAAAGAAGGTATATTTCCACAATGCATGCAGCAAGTCTTGGCAAAAGACGAAATTTTGATTATGGATGATCCTGCTGGAAATTGTTTTGAATGTCCACTCTCATTTAAGTATTCCGACCGTGCATCTTTATGTTATCGACTGCAATATAATTCAAAGGTGTATGGTATATTATCGGTTGCAGTTCCTCGAAAATATGCCGATATGGATGAAATACACGACCTGTTCCGAGAAGTTTCAGATGATCTGGGCTTTGCTCTCTATAAGATCGAAATGGAAAAAAAGAGAGACCAATATGAAACCCATCTGCATCTGATGAGCCGGAATATGAATGATGTTATACTTGAAACAGATGTCGAAGGTCGCTATACATACATCTCTCCTTCCCATCAACGAATTCTTGGCAGGGGCAAAGAATTACTGGGAAAAAACTGTATGAAGGACCTGCATCCTGATGATATTGATTTTGTTGCCGGCATATTTGGAGAAATTGTTGAAACCGGAGAGCAACACCATGCTGAATACCGGTATCTGCATCCCGAAAAAGGTTATATCTGGTTGGAATCTGTCGCCACTTCTTATGTTGATGAAAATGGTCAAAAACGGGTACTGATCAATACCCGTGATGTTACTGAACGTAAAGAAACTGAAAATACATTAATAAAAAGTGAAGCGAAATTCAAGAGCTATATAACTCAGGCCCCTGCTGGTATTTTCATTGCAGATGAAAATGGTTATTATGTAGATGTCAATCCTGCTGCCTGCGAGATGACAGGTTATTCAAAAGATGAATTACTTGGAATGAATCTACTGGAACTACTGCCACATGATATTCATAGACATGTAATTGATCAATTTGAAGATGTAATAAATAAAGGTAAAATTGATATTGAAATCCCATATTTGACTAAAGAGGGAGACAGAAAGTGGTGGAGGGTTACAGCTGCTGCTTTGCCCGAAGGTAGGGTAATTGGTTTTGTAAAAGATATAACCATACAAAAAAGCACAGAATCAGATCTCTCTGAAGCACTAAATCGTTCCCAACATAGAGAAAAAGAAATTACTGAACTTTTGAATTCTACCCGGGCTATTCTGGAAATTGACGATTTCGAGGTGGTGGCACGGCATATATTTGATGCATGTGCACGGGTCATAGGTGCAAAAGCAGGTTATGTGGCTCTATTATCAGATACAGGAGAAGAAAACGAACTCCTGTTTCTGGAAGATGGAGGCATGCCTTGTTCTGTGGATCCCGATTTGCCTATGCCAGTCAGAGGTTTGCGAAATGAAGCATATGAGACAGGAGAAGTGGTTTTTGAAAATGACTTCATGGCAAGTGAATGGGTCAAATACATGCCTGAGGGGCATATGGTTTTGCCAAACGTTCTTTTCTCTCCATTAAACATAGAAGGTAAAACAGTAGGAGTACTGGGATTTGCCTATAAAGACGGCGATTTCACAATACATGACGCATGGCTTGCAAAAACTTTTGGAGAACATGCAGCCATAGCCCTGCGAAACAGCAGGAATTTTGATGTATTAAAAGGAACCAATAAACGGTTGGAAGATACCGTTCTAAAAGCCAACGAATTGGCAGCTCAGGCTGAATACGCAAATAAATCCAAAAGTGAATTCCTGGCAAATATGAGTCATGAACTGCGTACACCTTTAAATTCAATAATAGGCTTTTCTGATATATTAAATGGTGAAACGTTCGGGAAGTTAACTCAAAAACAGGAAAAATATACAGCCAACATAAACAAAAGTGGCAAACATCTTCTTTATCTGATTAATGAAATACTGGATCTTTCGAAGATAGAAGCCGGTAAAATGGAATTTGTTTGTGATGATTTCAAACTGAATTCTGTTTTTTCTGATATTGAATCCATCATTTCACTACAGGCACAGAAAAAATCCATTGACCTTGAAATAAGTAAATCTGTGGATATAGAAATCAATGCCGATAAAAGTAAGATTAAACAGATCATTTTCAATCTATTAAGCAACGCTATTAAATTCACCGATGAAAATGGCAGAGTGTCCATGTCTGCCAGAAAAGTTGATAGAGATCGGGTGGAAATAGCGGTTAAAGATACGGGGATTGGTATTCCTGAGGATAAGTTTGAAACAATATTTGATCCCTTCATGCAGGTGGATGCTTCAACGTCCCGGAAATACGGGGGTACAGGACTTGGGCTTGCCCTTGTCAAAAAATATGTTGAGAAACATGGCGGAGAAGTTTGGGTTGAAAGTGAGATTGGTAAAGGCAGTACCTTTATGTTCACTATTCCGTTGAAACAACCCGAGTTTGACAGTATCCACCCCTTGTTAAAGAAAACATCTCCACTTTCATCAACCTAA
- a CDS encoding phosphate-starvation-inducible PsiE family protein, which translates to MIHHDKVFDTVIRYVTFSILYVLLIAIIVGLLNLIYNVLYILYEFLGGNFIHINFIEIVVGVLTIFILIDLFKTFVDYREHKRIRLVYITDATILIVMREIAVGVYVSRIEYEFILSLSILLLVLGIIRLLSVKYPTDNV; encoded by the coding sequence ATGATTCATCATGATAAAGTGTTTGATACAGTTATACGATATGTTACTTTTTCCATCCTTTATGTACTATTAATAGCAATAATTGTGGGGTTACTAAATCTTATATATAATGTTTTATATATACTGTATGAATTTCTTGGCGGCAATTTTATCCACATAAATTTCATCGAGATAGTTGTTGGCGTTCTTACAATTTTTATCCTTATTGACCTTTTCAAGACTTTCGTTGATTATCGTGAACATAAACGAATCAGACTTGTATACATAACAGATGCTACTATTTTGATAGTTATGCGTGAAATAGCAGTGGGTGTTTATGTAAGTCGAATCGAATATGAATTTATTTTAAGTTTATCAATATTACTACTTGTATTGGGTATAATACGACTATTATCTGTAAAATATCCTACTGATAATGTATGA
- a CDS encoding carboxymuconolactone decarboxylase family protein, translating into MTISMDDKKSNWEKDFSNLKDTIMQDGAIDNKTKKLLALASAVAVGCDECVSHHKNFARNAGLKDSEIEEAILVASLVRLGSGLRHVDQKEK; encoded by the coding sequence ATGACTATTTCTATGGATGACAAAAAGTCGAACTGGGAAAAGGACTTCTCGAACTTAAAAGATACCATCATGCAGGATGGTGCCATCGATAATAAAACTAAAAAACTGCTGGCTCTTGCAAGTGCTGTGGCTGTGGGATGTGATGAATGTGTATCCCACCACAAAAATTTTGCTCGCAATGCAGGTTTAAAAGATTCCGAAATCGAAGAAGCAATTCTGGTAGCATCACTGGTTCGTCTGGGGTCAGGACTGCGACATGTTGACCAGAAGGAAAAGTAA
- a CDS encoding winged helix-turn-helix domain-containing protein gives MSDEDLKKRKEEWLSKVRKEGKLNRNPTEDHSTGLKTLQNNIRRKILSLLLESPMSLEDLQNEMELNKMEAKFHIGMLENALYVEKEEKNGIIVYFPSPRAEAYMENVKSGGHK, from the coding sequence ATGTCTGATGAAGATCTGAAGAAAAGAAAAGAGGAATGGCTTAGTAAAGTCAGAAAAGAAGGTAAACTCAACCGCAACCCAACTGAAGATCACAGCACCGGGCTAAAAACACTTCAGAATAACATCCGCAGAAAAATACTATCTCTTTTACTTGAATCACCCATGAGTCTCGAGGATTTGCAAAATGAAATGGAGCTGAACAAAATGGAGGCCAAGTTCCATATAGGAATGTTGGAAAATGCCCTTTACGTTGAGAAAGAGGAGAAAAACGGAATTATCGTGTATTTTCCTTCTCCCCGGGCAGAAGCATATATGGAAAATGTAAAAAGCGGAGGACATAAATGA
- a CDS encoding chorismate--pyruvate lyase family protein gives MFVNRDFLRDLKAFEIPTCLRVCAGTDGSVTFLLEIMTRHEVEVITEDQHLVKADEEMAGLLDVAIGEEVNHRTVRLVADGVPYVHAVSLSPIGRMPEEVRRDMMRADIPIGKILRNYGMETRRDFDTIQMEADGPLFGSPDYLSRTYRIVHHNDTLMWIKERFPADGRWSL, from the coding sequence GTGTTTGTCAATCGTGACTTTCTCAGGGATCTCAAGGCTTTTGAGATTCCCACATGCCTGCGTGTCTGTGCAGGTACCGATGGTTCTGTCACCTTCCTGCTGGAGATTATGACCCGCCACGAAGTTGAGGTAATTACCGAGGATCAGCATCTTGTAAAAGCAGATGAGGAAATGGCCGGGCTTTTGGATGTGGCTATTGGCGAAGAAGTGAATCATCGCACCGTGCGATTGGTGGCGGATGGTGTCCCTTATGTTCATGCGGTTTCCCTCTCTCCTATAGGCCGAATGCCAGAAGAGGTTCGCAGGGACATGATGCGTGCCGATATACCGATTGGTAAGATCCTGCGCAATTACGGCATGGAAACCCGCAGGGACTTTGATACCATACAGATGGAGGCTGATGGCCCTCTTTTCGGCAGTCCCGATTATCTCTCAAGGACCTATCGTATTGTGCACCACAATGACACACTCATGTGGATCAAAGAACGCTTCCCTGCAGATGGTCGCTGGTCGCTCTGA
- a CDS encoding DUF5611 family protein — translation MQEYKLKRGHSPDIERIYEVLEECFPSDISRKGDKLVTSYGVMKELSVWMNGKKLVVDTNSEAEGVPDEVILDTNKRFRNFLYKATGYTAKERVKNAKKAVSK, via the coding sequence ATGCAGGAATACAAATTAAAACGTGGTCATTCACCTGATATTGAACGTATCTATGAAGTGCTTGAGGAATGTTTCCCTTCCGATATATCCAGAAAAGGGGATAAATTGGTTACTTCATACGGTGTCATGAAAGAACTTTCTGTGTGGATGAACGGTAAGAAACTTGTAGTTGACACGAATTCTGAAGCTGAAGGTGTCCCGGATGAGGTAATTCTTGATACTAACAAGAGATTCCGCAATTTTCTCTATAAGGCTACTGGTTACACTGCCAAGGAAAGAGTTAAGAATGCCAAGAAGGCAGTTTCCAAATAA